In the Salvelinus namaycush isolate Seneca chromosome 35, SaNama_1.0, whole genome shotgun sequence genome, one interval contains:
- the fshr gene encoding follicle-stimulating hormone receptor, with the protein MMMMKMKKIMKMLLCVLGCVCVSQAEVAIVNSGAKCTYLCMGNTITHMPTHIPKNTTDLEFKQTHIRVFPREAFTNLQQLTAIVLTENGMLESIGAFAFANLSRLTEITITKSKHLVIIHHQAFMGLPKLSHLTICNTGLRVLPNFSRIHSTALTFLLDLQDNVNIVIIPSNAFLGLTTNTIDELRLTKNGISEVESHAFNGTKIHKLFLMGNLQLSHMHNNSFKGAEGPGFLDISRTALSSLPESVLGEVEHLSAVSVFSLRALPPLSLFTKLRQANLTYPSHCCAFHKPQRNRTFRVNSACFKPGAQNNLHFFMDFCLNWTSVACSPAPDAFNPCEDIMGSTPLRVLIWIISVLALLGNTIVLLVLLGSRAKMTVPRFLMCHLSFADLCMGVYLVVIATVDVRTRGLYYNHAISWQTGAGCDIAGFFTVFASELSVFTLTAITLERCHTITHALRLDRKLHLRHACAVMATGWAFSCLVALLPTVGVSSYSKVSICLPMDVESLPSQVFVMFLLLLNVVAFLCVCVCYLSIYLSVRNSSSPPASAETRMAQRMAILIFTDFLCMAPISFFALSAALKLPLITVSDSKLLLVLFYPINSCANPFLYGLCTRTFRRDFFLLAARYGLFTTKAQIYRTESFSVQQAAWIQMSPKASHGTLC; encoded by the exons atgatgatgatgaagatgaagaaGATTATGAAGatgctgctgtgtgtgttgggctgtgtgtgtgtgtctcaggcaGAGGTAGCAATAGTAAACTCTGGGGCAAAATGTACCTACCTCTGTATGGGTAACACCATCACACATATGCCCACACACATCCCCAAGAACACCACCGACCT GGAGTTCAAACAGACGCACATCAGAGTGTTTCCCCGAGAAGCCTTCACCAACCTACAGCAGCTCACTGCcat TGTGCTAACAGAGAATGGTATGTTAGAGAGCATCGGGGCTTTTGCATTTGCTAACCTCTCCAGACTAACTGAGAT AACCATCACCAAGTCAAAACACCTGGTCATCATCCATCATCAGGCTTTCATGGGACTTCCGAAACTCAGTCACCT GACGATCTGCAACACTGGACTGAGGGTTCTACCTAACTTCTCCCGGATCCACTCCACTGCCCTGACGTTTCTGCT ggACCTGCAGGACAATGTGAACATAGTGATCATCCCCAGCAACGCTTTCCTCGGCCTCACCACTAATACCATCGATGAACT ACGATTGACCAAGAACGGCATCAGTGAGGTGGAGAGTCACGCCTTTAATGGAACCAAGATACACAAACT GTTTCTCATGGGCAACCTGCAACTTTCTCATATGCATAATAATTCCTTCAAAGGAGCAGAGGGGCCGGGGTTCCT AGACATCTCTCGTACAGCGCTGAGTTCCCTGCCAGAGTCAGTGCTGGGTGAAGTTGAGCATCTGTCCGCTGTCTCGGTGTTCTCACTCAGAGCGCTGCCTCCCCTGTCCCTATTCACAAAGCTACGACAGGCTAACCTCACCTACCCGTCTCACTGCTGCGCCTTCCATAAACCCCAGAggaacag GACCTTCCGGGTGAACTCCGCGTGCTTTAAACCCGGGGCTCAGAACAACCTCCACTTCTTTATGGACTTCTGTTTAAATTGGACATCTGTGGCCTGTAGTCCCGCCCCCGATGCCTTCAACCCCTGTGAAGACATCATGGGCTCCACCCCTCTACGCGTCCTCATCTGGATCATCTCTGTGCTCGCACTGTTAGGCAACACCATCGTGCTGCTTGTGTTGCTAG GCAGCCGAGCGAAGATGACGGTGCCACGCTTCCTGATGTGCCACCTGTCCTTTGCCGACTTGTGTATGGGCGTATACCTGGTGGTCATAGCAACAGTGGACGTGCGTACGAGAGGTCTGTACTACAACCACGCTATCAGCTGGCAGACCGGGGCGGGCTGTGACATCGCCGGGTTCTTCACT GTGTTTGCCAGTGAGCTGTCTGTGTTTACTCTGACGGCCATCACCCTGGAGCGCTGCCACACCATCACCCACGCCCTCAGACTGGACCGCAAGCTCCACCTCCGACACGCCTGTGCTGTCATGGCTACCGGCTGGGCCTTCTCCTGTCTGGTGGCTCTGCTACCCACAGTAGGGGTAAGCAGCTACAGCAAG gtgaGTATCTGCCTGCCCATGGATGTGGAGTCGCTGCCGTCTCAGGTGTTTGTCATGTTCCTCCTGCTGCTGAACGTGGTGGCCttcctgtgcgtgtgtgtgtgctacctgaGCATCTACCTGTCCGTCCGTAACTCCTCCTCCCCCCCAGCCAGTGCTGAAACCCGTATGGCTCAGCGGATGGCCATCCTCATCTTCACTGACTTCCTGTGCATGGCGCCTATTTCCTTCTTCGCCCTCTCTGCCGCGCTCAAACTACCCCTCATCACCGTCTCTGACTCCAAGCTGCTATTGGTCCTCTTCTACCCAATAAACTCATGCGCCAACCCCTTCCTGTACGGATTATGCACCCGGACATTCCGCCGGGACTTCTTCCTGCTGGCAGCGCGATATGGCCTGTTTACGACCAAAGCCCAGATCTACAGGACAGAGAGTTTCTCCGTCCAGCAGGCTGCATGGATCCAAATGTCGCCCAAAGCCTCCCACGGGACGCTGTGTTAA